A window of Gemmatimonadota bacterium genomic DNA:
TGGTCGATGCGCGCCTCGCTCGCCTCCGCCCAGGCCGGGAGGACCCCCTCGGCCGCGGCGCCGACCAGCGGATGCGGGGCCGGCGCCGCCCCGGCCGAATCGGGCGCCGACGCGCTCAATCGAACCCCCTCCGCACGTACGGCTCCAGCACGGCCCGGTTCCTGATGCGTGCCCTGGCGATGTAGTTCCAGCCCTTCAGCTCCACGCCGGACCCGACCTGCGCATCGACGAGCCTGCACCCCGGACCAATCACGGACTCCGAGCCGATGCTCGTGTCCCCTTCCAGCACCACCGCCGGGTAGATCACCGTGTCCACGCCGATGGTCACGTCCACGTCCACCACCACGGTCGCCGGCGCCAAAAAGGTCGCGCCGCGCTCGGTCAGCAGCTCCACGAGGCGCGCCCGGATCAGCGCCGCGGCGCGGACCAACGACGGCCGATCCCGCACGATGAAGCCGGGCACGGGCGCCGTCGAAGCGACGTCGTCGAGGCCGTCTCCGAGCTTCTCGAGATCCGGCTCCCCGGCCTCGGCCGCGCGCTCTACGCCGAACCAGGCCGCGATCGTTTCGCCGGCGGCGGACCGGATCCTCCGGTCGAGCGGGCCAGCGACCAGCTCGCGCAGCGCCGGCCCGAGCCCCGCCGCCGCGGCATCGACCACCAGCACCCGCGTGACCTCCGCTCCCAGTTCGGCGACCAACTCGGTCCAGGCCGCGGCGGGGTCCGGATCCGCCCGGCACACGCGAGCGGGGAGTTCCCCCGCGATGGTCGCCCCCACGTTCTGGTCGCTGAGAAGCGTGACCGAGTCTGCGGGCTCTTCGGCGTCGAAAAGCGAGCGCAGGACGTGCCACGACAGACACCGTCCGCCCACCGGGTGGAGATAGGTCGGCACACGGGACCCCAGCTCGTCCTCGCCCGGCCCACGCAGCGCCAACGCGATCCCGGCCCAGCCGCTCACGAGGCCCTCACAGCTCCACGTTGTCGATCAGGCGCGTCGCGCCGGCGAACGCCGCGACCGCCAGCACGCACCCGGGCGCCGCGACCGCGGCGCGCTCCAGCGTGTCGGGGTGCACGAGCTCCACGTACTGCGCCTCCATGTTCGCGCGGGACTCGATCTCTTCGCGCACGATGCGCTCGAGCCGCGCGCCACCCGTCTCTCCGCCGGAGAAGGCGTCGCGCGCGGCGAAAAGCCCCGCGGAGAGAGAGCGCGCCGAGGCCCTCTCTGCGGGCGCCAGCAGCGCGTTGCGCGAGCTCAGGGCCAGCCCATCGGCCTCGCGCACGATGGGCGCCAGATCGACGCGCACCTCCATGTCCAGGTCTCGCGCCATCCAGCGGACGAGCACGGCCTGCTGATAGTCCTTGCGCCCGAACACCGCGACGTCCGGACGGACGATCTGGAACAGCTTGGCGACCAACGTGAGCACGCCCCGGAAATGCCCGGGGCGAGTTGCGCCGCACAGCCGGTCGGCGAGCGGACCCGGCGCCACGGTCACGAGCGGCGGGCCGCCCGGGTACATCTCCGCGGAGGCGGGCGCGAACACCGCGTCCACGCCACGCTCCCGAGCGATTTCCACATCCCGATCGAGGTCGCGCGGGTAGCGGTCCAGGTCCTCGTCGGGTCCGAACTGCAGCGGATTCACGAAGATCGACAGCACCACGCGGGCGGCCACCTCGCGCGCGTGATCCACGAGCGACAGGTGGCCCTCGTGCAGAGAGCCCATGGTGGGCACCAGGGCTAGGGAGGCCCCCTCGGCGCGCTCCTCTTCCACGAGCGCGCGCACGCCGGCGATGGTGTCGGCGATCCTCAATCGAAGCTGTGCTGGTCTTCCGGATACTCCCCGGAGCGCACCGCCTGCGCGTAGGCGGTGACCGCCGCCCGGGCGGCCTCCCCGAGGCGCCCGAAGCGGCGCAGGAACTTGGGCTCGAAGCCCTCGTTGAGCCCGAGCATGTCGTGCAGGACGAGAACCTGTCCGTCCACGTCGGGGCCGGCGCCGATGCCTATCGTGGGTATCTCCAGCGCGCGCGTCACCTCTCCGGCGAGGGCGCGCGGCAGCAGCTCCAGCACGACGGAGAAGCAACCCGCATCCTCGAGAGCGGCGGCCTCGGCGCGGATGCGAGCCGCGTCTTCCTCGCCCCTGCCCTGCACTCGATACCCGCCCAGCGCGTGCACCGACTGCGGCGTGAGGCCGAGGTGCCCCATCACCGGAATGCCGGCCTCGACGAGCGCGCGGATGTGTTCGACGACGGCTACGCCACCGCCCTCCAGCTTCACCGCCTGCGCACCGGTCTCCTGCATGACGCGACCCGCGTTTCTGATGGTGTCCGCCGGCGACACCTGGAAGGTCAGGAAGGGCATGTCCACGACGAGCAGAGCCCTGCTCACTCCGCGCCGTACCGCGGACGCGTGGTGGATCATCGCGTCGAGCGTGACGGGGATGGTGGAATCGAACCCGCACACGACCTGGCCCAGGGAGTCGCCCACCAGAATCACGTCCACGTCGGACTCGTCCAGCAGCCGACCGAACAGCGCGTCGTAGGCCGTCAGGCACACTATCGCCCGCCCCTCCTCCTTCATCCGCAGGAGGGTGCGAACGGTCACCTGGGGCGGCGACTCGGGGGGTGTGCTACTCATCCGTCTCCCGGGCTCGGGGGTTGGGCGACCCTATCCAGGGCCGACCGGAGTTCCGCGACCATGCTCGCCGCCGCCGGGATGCCGCCGTCGGCGAGGGTTTCCAGCAGCGCGCTGCCCACGACCACGCCGTCCGCGACGCGGCCCACGGCTCTGGCTTGCGCGGGCGTGGATATACCGAACCCCACCGCGACGGGCACGTCGGCCCTCGCCTTCAGGGACGCGACCGCGCTCTCGACCTCCGGCGGCAGATCCGCGCGCGCTCCGGTCACGCCGGTGCGCGATACGTAGTACAGGAACCCCTGCGCGCGCCGGGCTATCGCGGCGGCGCGCTCGGAAGGTGTGGTCGGGGCCACGAGTCGCACCAGGTCCAGCGCCGACGCCTCGAACTCGGCCTCGAGAACCGGGTCGGCGCCCAGCGGCAGGTCCGTCAGCAGCAACCCGGCCGCGCCGGCGGCGCTCGCGTCCCGCACGAACGCGCCCGGGCCGTAGCCCAGAAGCGGGTTCAGGTAGGTGAACAGCACCACCGGGCAATCGCCCTCGGCGGCGTACTCCGAGAGGGTCTCCAGAGCGGACTCCACGCCCGCGCCGGAGGCCAGCGCCTGCTGGGAGGTGCGCTGGATCGTCGGCCCATCCGCGAGCGGGTCGCTGAAAGGAATCCCCAGCTCGATCACGTCGGCGCCGGCTTCCTCCAGCGCCCGCATGAGCGGCAGCGTGGCGCCCGGGTCCGGGTAGCCGGCGGTGATGTAGGGGATCAGCGCGGCGCGTTGTTCGGCCCGCGCGCGCGCGAAGCGCCCACCGATGGCCGCGCGCGCAGCGCGGGTCCGGCGCGCGGACCGCTCCACGCCCGGCTTAGAGGAAGTACTCACCGACATCGATCCCGTACTTGTCGGGGTCGCTGGTCTTGACGATGGAACGCTTCGGGGTGCCCGTGGCGGGATCCAGCTCCGTCAGGTCCACGACCGGCGGGGTCGCATAGGCCACTCCGGCCGCATCGAATACCAGCTTGATGATCGGGCGATGGAGGGCCTGCGGATCCGTCGCGGCCTCGGTCACGATCCCCAGGTCTCCGGTGTCCAGGATGACGAGCGTTCCGACCGGGTACACGCCCATCGCGTTGATCAGCACCTTCACCAGGAGCGGGTCGTAGCCCCGCGTGGGGTTGTCACGCATCTCGCGCAGCACCTTGTCGGGCGGCCAGGGCACCGACTGGTAGCTGCGCTTGGAGGTGGCGGCGTCGAAGCCGTCGCACACCGCCACGATGCGGCTGAACAGCGCCGGCGCGCGCGGGCGCCGCGACCTGGGATAGCCGGTCAGGTCGTTCTTCATGTGGTGCTCGTAGGCCATCAGCATGGGGCGCAGCGGCAACTCGCCGAATCCCTGCATGTCGAAAAGGCTGAGCAGGCCCTCGGTGGGATGCTCCTGCATCTGGTGCCACTCGTCCTCGGTCAGGCCGCTCGTCTTCTTGGTGAGCTCGGCGTCGATGCGCATCTTGCCGATGTCGTGGAACAGCGCACCGAACCCCAGCTCGTAGAGTTGCCGCCTCTCCAGGCCCACCTTCTGGCCCATCACCACCGACAGGATGCACACGTTGACCGAGTGGGTGAACGTGTACTCGTCGTAGTCCCGCAGCGTGGTCATGCCCATGATCGAGGTCTCGTTCGCGATGACCTGATCCACGACCGCCTGCACGGCCCTCTTCACACGGCGCACCTTGACTGCGCGCCCCAGGCGCACGTCGGTCAGCACGTCCTGGGCGACCTGCACGCACTGGAAGTACGTGCGCTTGGCTTCCTCGCGTGCCTCGTCCTCCGGCCCATCGGTCTGGCTGTCGGACCGCACGACCACGCCGATCCCATGAACGGGAGCCGCGTCCAGGCGTTGGCGAAACGCCAGGTAGGGATCGTCCTCGTCTTCGGGCTCACGCATGAGCGCGGACAGGAACGCGCCCCACTCGGACCTGGTGACCGATGCCGCCACGTCGAATCCGCCCAGGTCGTGCCGCGGCAGCGCGGCCAGCAGGTACGAGATGGCCGCGATGCTGCCCATGTCCAAGCGCAACCGAGCCTCGTTCAGGAAGACGAAGTCACGCGTGACCCTCACCTCGAGGCCGCGCTCGCTGGCGAGCAGGGTGGTGGCCGCGCGCACCACGTCGTCGATCCCGTTCTGAACGGTGGCGTTTTCGAACGGGTACAGCCGCAGCCCCTGGCACGCCGTGTGGATCGCCGACACGAAGTGACGCCCCTCCTGCTGCAGGCGCTCCTCCGCCGCCTGGTCGCGGTCGGCCTGAGGCTCGCTCATGCCCCGCCCCTGCCCAGCGCGCGTGCTATGGCGTTCCGTACCACCGGGTCGTCGTCCTCCTGCGCGCTCTCCAGCGCTGACCGCGCCGCGGGCGCGCCGATCCTGCCCAGGCCGCGCGCGGCGCAGGCCCTGATGTCCGAGGAGCTCTTGCGACCGAGCATGCCTCGTCCGTTCAGCAGGCGGTCGAGCAAGGGCACCGCCTCGCCACCCGCCAGGTCGGCGTAGGTCTCGAACAGGGCCAGCTTCTCGGTAAGATCCAAGTCCGCCATGGACTTGTCCTCGAGCCTGGCCCGCACGTCCCCCGTAGCCGGCACGTAGCGCAGCGAGCCCAGGCCGCGCGCGGCCGCGACCCGAACGTCGCGGTCGTCGTCGCTCAGCGCGCGCCGCAGCGCCTCAATGCCCTCGCTCGAGGAAAGCGAACCGAGCGCGGTCGTCGCCGCCACCCGCACCGAGGCCTCGGGGTGATCGTTGAGCTGGGCGAGCCGCGACGCCGCCTGGCGCAGGCGCAACTCGCCCACCAGCCGCGCCGCTCCCGCCAGAACGCCCGCTTCGGGAGACTGCAGCAGGTCCATGACCTTTTCGGGGCTTTCCGCCGCAGCGCGAGCCATCGCCTCGGTGAGCTGCTCACGCAGCTCCTGCCTCGTGGCGGATTCCGACAAGGAGACCAGCGCCGGCAGCGCCGTGGGCCTCAGGTGCCCCAGCACGAGCGCGAGCTCCGCGGGTTCGGCCAGGATGGAGCCGTCCTCCAGCGCGGTGACGAGCTGGGCCACGCCCTCGGGGTCGCTCATGCGCTCGAAAATCCCCTCGGCCGTGGCCCTTTCAGCGGGGCCCAACAGGGCCGGTTCGGCCAGGACATCAGACAGCTCCTTGAGCAGCCCGGCGACGTGGCCTAGGTCTCCCCTGGCCAGGAGCAGCGGCACGAACTCCTGCAGGATGCCCAGAATTTCCGCCTGCCGGACCGGCTTGCGCCGCTCCTCCAACCGATCGAACAGGGCCGCCAGCACGGCCGCCGTGACGTCCCTCGTCCACTCGTGGTCGACCTGTTCCTTCAGCGTGTCCAACTCCGCCGCCGACAGGAAGTAGAGCGTCTCGGTGAACGTGCTCGGGTCGATCAGGCCGTCGGGACGCTCCGGTGGCGGCTCGGCCTGCTCGACGGCCTCATCCGTCCTGATCTCTTCGACCGGCACCTCTTCGGGCCCGCCACCGCTCGCCTCCGGCAGCGTTACGCCGTCGGAGAGCAGGTCCCGGTAAGCGTACTGGAGGTGGGTGAATTCCTTCTGCCACAAGAGCGTGATGACGTCGTCGCCCTCGCGGTCCACGGACCGCGCGTGGCGGATCAGCTCGAGGAAGTCCTCGATTTCGCCCTCGAAGCCGGGCTGCATGGTGAGGGAGTAGACGCCGTCGCGGAAAAACACGAACGACAGGCTGTCCCTCCCCTCCCCTGTCGGGAACGAGTGGGGGCCCCAGCGTAGGCTGTCGTTCTCCACGAAGAACTGGATCTCCGGCTCGTCCACGAAGTACCGCGCGAGCGCCTCCGACAACCCGTCGACGGTGCGCCGGTAGGCCGGGTTGTTGGGTTCGTAGAGCTGACGGGATTTGGCCGCCCTGGTCAGGAGCGTAACGAGCTCCCCTACCTGCTTGGCCGACCCGTCCTCGGCCCAGTTCCGTTCGTCGCTCTTGGTTTCGTCGATCATGTGCGGCCTACCGAGCCCGGCGCGCAGCGGCCACCTGCGGCATGTCCTTGTCACCGCGGCCCGACAAACACAAGACCACGGGCCCGGCGCCCCGCCACCGTTCTCCCTCGCGCAACACCCAGGCCACCGCGTGCGCCGACTCCAGCGCGCATATGATGCCCTCTGCGCGAGCCAGCGTCTCGAGTCCGCTGAGCGCCTCCGCGTCGGAGACGCTGTCGTAAGTCGCGCGCCCGGATTCCATCAGGTGAGCATGCTCGGGTCCCACACCAGGATAGTCCAATCCAGCCGAAATCGAGTGGGCCTCCAGGACCTGGCCGCCCCCGTCCTGCAGAAGATAGCTGAGGGAGCCGTGCAGCACCCCGGGGCTGCCGGCGGAAAGGGTCGCGGCGTGCTTGCCTTCGAGCCCTTCACCGGCCGCCTCGACGCCCACCAGCTCTACCGGCTCCTCGAGGAACGGATGGAAGATGCCCATCGCGTTGGAGCCTCCGCCCACGCACGCGACGATGGCGGCGGGCGGGCGCCCGAGCTGCTCGCGGGTTTCCCTGCCGATCACGGATTGCAGGTCCCGAACGATCCGCGGATACGGGGCCGGGCCCACCACCGAGCCGATGATGTAGTGGGTGTCCCGTACGTTCGTGACCCAGTCCCGGATCGCCTCGTTGGTGGCGTCCTTGAGCGTCCGGCTGCCGCTTTCCACGGGGCGCACCTCCGCCCCGAGCAGCTCCATGCGCTGCACGTTGAGCGCCTGGCGACGCATGTCCTCGACACCCATGTACACGACGCAGTCGAGCCCGAACAGGGCGCACACGGTGGCCGTGGCCACGCCGTGCTGACCCGCCCCGGTCTCGGCGATGATGCGACGCTTGCCCATGCGGCGCGCGAGCAGCGCCTGCCCTAGCGTGTTGTTGATCTTGTGCGCGCCCGTGTGGTTGAGGTCCTCGCGCTTGAGCCACAGCTCGATGCCGCCGGCGGCGTTCCCCAGCCGCTCGGCCCGGTACAGCGGCGTCGGCCGGCCCACGTAGGTCGCGGACAGGCCGTCGACCTCGGCCGTGAACGACGGGTCCGCGACGGCCGCGGCGTACGCCTCTTCGAGTTCCTCGAGCGCGGGGATGAGGGTCTCCGGCACGTAGCGCCCGCCGAACGCCCCGAAGCGACCTCGCTCGCCTTCAAGCGCCTCGCTGGAACGCGCCTCGGCGCTCACCGCGACCCCCCGTCCGAGGCGGGAGCCGCGCGCGCTCCGGAGGCCGCGGCGGCCGCGGCAATGAAGCGCTCCACCAGGACCGGATCCTTGCGACCCACCGCGAGCTCCACCCCGGAGCTCACGTCTACCACGTCGGGCCGCAGCGTCCGGATGGCCTGACCCACGTTGGCCGGCGCGAGCCCTCCGGCCGCGATGAGCAGCGCACCGGCGCCTCCGGGGGGCCACTCCCCAGCGGCGGCGGCCCAGTCGAAACGAGCCCCGGTTCCGCCGGGTGCCCGCGCGGAGAATCCGTCGAGCAGGATGCCCTGAGCCGCCTCGCTCCAGCGCTCCACGGCGCCCCGGACGTCTCCCGCGGCGCGCGGCGTCACCGCCTTCCACACCTCCAGGCCGTGCGCGGCCAGGTCGACGGCGGTGGCGACGGTTTCGGAGCCGTGGAGCTGGACGACGTCAAGTTCGAGCGCCGCGGCGAGGCGCAGCACGTGGTCGGCATCTGCGTCCACGAACACCCCCACCCGGCGACCTGCCTCGGCCCCGGCGAACACGTCGGCGGCGCGCGCGTCGTCCACCGAGCGCCGATACCCGGGCGTCAGCACCGTGCCCAGGTAGTGGGCCCCGGCCGCCGCCGCCACCGCGGCGTCTTGCGGGCGCATGAGCCCGCACACCTTCACCCGCACGAGGGCGCTCACGCGGCCCCGACTGCGGGCTCGTCCGCGCGCCTCCGACGCGGCCTCCCGACCAGGCCGCGCAGCGCCTCGTCGGGGTCCTCCGAGCGCATGAGCAGGCTACCGACGAGCACCGCGTGTACGCCCGCCTCGCCCAGGCGATCGACGTCGTCCGGGCCCGCAACGCCGCTCTCGCCCACCAGGGTTACGGACTCGGGCACGCGAGCGGCCAGCTCCACCACCCGCGCCAGGTCGGTACGGAAGGTGGCCAGGTCGCGGCTGTTCACGCCGATCAGCGCGGCGCCGGCGCCGAGGGCCCGCGCCAACTCGCCTTCGTCATGGACCTCGACCAGGGCGTCCACCTGCGCGTCCCGGGCGGCGTCGAGGAGCTCGCGCAGCCGGCCGTCGTCCAGAGCGCGCGCGATCAGCAGTACGGCATCCGCTCCTGCCGCGCGGGCCTCCACGATCTGGACCGGGTCCAGCGTGAAGTCCTTGCGCAGGATCGGCAGGTCGCACGCCGCGCGGGCGGCGCGCAGGTCCGCGATGGTGCCGCCGAAGTAACGCTCGTCTGTGAGGACGCTGAGCGCAGCCGCGCCGGCGGTCTCGTACCGGCAGCAGCGCTCCGCGGCATCCGAGTCGCGCGCCATCCAACCCTCGGACGGCGACCTGCGCTTGTGCTCGGCGATCACACCCACTCGGTCCGGCGCCCTCAAAGCCGCGGCGAAGCCCCTGGCCGGGCCGGAGGCCGCCGCGGCGACCTCCAACTCCGCCCGCCGCGAACGCAGGCGCGCCACTTCGCCAGCCTTGCTCTGCAGGATGTCACGCAACACGTCCATGAACCTTGCGCTTCGGTGTATCTTCGGTTACCGTGGTCTTCGGGCAATCTTCGGCCACGCGCGCGGGCAACAGCTCGCGCATACCCTCACGCCGGTGACGCCATGGCACTGACGAAGAGACAGAAGGAAATTCTCGACTTCTTGAGGGATTTCCTGACCGAGCGCGGCTATTCGCCCAGCTTCGAAGAGATCGCCGAGCAGTTCGGCTACTCCTCGCTGGCCACCGTCCACGAGCACCTCGAAAACTTGCGTGCCAAGGGATACATCCGAAAGGGGTACAACGAGAGCCGATCCGTTGAGCTCGTGCCCGAACAGCGGGACGATCTGGCGGTGTCCCTACCCCTACTCGGCAAGGTCGCAGCGGGTGCCCCCATCGAAGCCATCCGCACGGAGGATCCGGTGGATGTGCCGGCTACCATGCTGCGCCGCGGCGGGGAGAACTACGTGCTACGGGTCGAAGGGGACTCCATGATCGACGAACAGATCCGGGAGGGCGACCTGATCGTGGTCAATTCGCGCCGAACCGCGAACAACGGTGAGATGGTCGTCGCGCTCGTCGAGGGTGAAAACGCGACCGTGAAGAAGTTCTACCGTGAGGGCACCGGGAAGGTGCGCCTGCAGCCCGCCAACCAGACCATGGCGCCGATGTTCTATCCGGAGCAGTCGGTGCGGGTGCAGGGAATCGTCGTCGGCCTCATCCGGAGCTACTGATGCCAGCGCACAAGCCCTTCATCGTGGGACGCCGCAAGGGAGCCTCGGTTTCGGTATGGCTGTCCAGGTCCGGCGTTTCTCCGCCTGCCACGGAGGCGTTCCCCTGGCGGATCGCGGCGGTGGTCCAGGGGCCGACCCTGTCCGCGCGGCGAACTCAGGCCTCGGCCGATGCCCCCCGGAGTCTATCCAGGGCCTCCGCTCCCGTCGCGTCGAGCAGAGCTTGCATGGCGCTCTCCACGGCCGCGCCGAGCGTGGGAGCCTGTCCGGCCACGTAGATAGCCGCTCCGGCGTTCAGGGCCACCGCCGCGTTCTGCGTGGGGGTGCCCTTCCCTTGCAGCACGCGCGCCACCGTACGGGCATTCTCGCGGGGCTCGCCGCCGCCCAGTTCGGTCGGATCCAACGACTCCCAGCCGAAGTCCACGGGCTCCACCGCGTAGGCCCGCACGCCCTCGGGGTCCACCTCCCGAACCTCGGTCCTCCCCAGAGGGCTGAGCTCGTCCAGGCCCGGGGCGCCGTGCACCACCAGCGCGCGCTCGTGCTCCAACTGGTGAAGCCCCCCGGCGACGAGGTCGAGCAGCGCCGGATCGGACACGCCCACTACCTGCCGTCGAACTCCAGCCGGATTGGTGAGCGGTCCGAGCAGGTTCATGATCGTGAACATCCCCAACTCGCGCCTGATCGGACCGACATGGCGCATGGCCGGGTGCATGAGCGGCGCGAACATGAAGACGATGCCGGCGCGCTCGAGTACGCGAGCCATCGCCTCCGGGGACATGTCGATGCGCACGCCCAGTTCCTCGAGCACGTCCGCGCTGCCGCACCTGGACGTGAAGGATCGGTTGCCGTGCTTCGCCACCGGCACGCCCGCGCCGGCGGCCACGAGCGCCGCCGCGGTGGAGATGTTGAACGTGGTCAGGGCGCCGCCCCCGGTCCCCGCCGTGTCCACCAGGCCGCTCGGATCCGGAATGGGCAGCCGCACCATGGCGCGCCTGAGCGCGCGCACGCCACCGGCAACTTCGGCCGGTGCCTCGCCTTTGGCGCGCAGAGCCACCAGCAGGCCCGCGGTGAGCGAGGGCGTAGCTTCTCCCCGCATGACCACCGCGAAGGCCGCCTCCGCTTCGGCGGCGCTCAGGTCCCGTCCGGCGGTCACGCTCGCCACGAGTTCGGCCAGATTCGCCTGGCTCGGCCTTGTCTCGCCGGGGGCGTTCACCGGTCCGTCCGGGCGCGCCCGTCACAGTGAACCGTCGCGCCGACCGGTCCGAGATGGAGCAGCCGGGGATCGAGCCCCGCGGCGGCCCACGCCGACCGCGTGCGCACGGGTGGCTCCAACGGATCCTCGTCGGTGAGGCGGAACGTCCCCCAGTGGATCCCCAGACACGCGCCGACGCCGCCCAGGTCGAGGTAGGCCTGCACGGCCTCTTCGGGGTTCATGTGGGCCGCGGCCATGAACCAGCGCGGCTCGTACGCGCCCACCGGGAGCGCCGCCAGGTCGAGCGGGCCCAGAGCTCGCCCGATCTCACCGAAGCCGGCGAAGTACCCGGAGTCACCTCCGTAATAGACCGCGCGACCCGCCGGGGTGGTGAACGCCCACGACGCCCACAGGCGGTGCTCCCGCCCGAAAGCCTGGCGCTGGGACCAGTGCCGGGAGGGCAGCGCGTGAGCCC
This region includes:
- a CDS encoding MBL fold metallo-hydrolase, whose product is MTQRLAPDPARDSLPREAPSYPLPRAPETDITASWMGHASVLFQVGGLNILADPVWSERASPIAWAGPRRFTSPPVALEALPPIDVVVISHGHYDHLDGRTVDALHERHGAGLVWLTPPGYRSWFRARGVRGVVELGWWRSASVRLDSGVVRAHALPSRHWSQRQAFGREHRLWASWAFTTPAGRAVYYGGDSGYFAGFGEIGRALGPLDLAALPVGAYEPRWFMAAAHMNPEEAVQAYLDLGGVGACLGIHWGTFRLTDEDPLEPPVRTRSAWAAAGLDPRLLHLGPVGATVHCDGRARTDR